From Nicotiana tabacum cultivar K326 chromosome 20, ASM71507v2, whole genome shotgun sequence, one genomic window encodes:
- the LOC107792727 gene encoding uncharacterized protein LOC107792727 — translation MLKIEEVDPHVKSYLYDIGYHRWSRVHATVYRTFTMTSNIAESLNAVTKEARELPIFDLLEYMRTLLERWTKEKLLKAKGTFTYLGYKFNKELDDNNTLSQKLRVRASTDHIHTVLDGVKRYIVCLENKKCSCGQFQLDELPCAHALAALRHRNETYENYCSPYYTRKSLLLTYEMPVNPLPDESKWDVPQHILDEVVKPLAGDKRQPGRPHKERYKTFDEIKSKKYKVSCGNCGGEGHNKRTCKNAPKKK, via the exons atgTTGAAGATTGAAGAGGTAGACCCACATGTGAAATCTTACCTATATGATATTGGCTATCATAGATGGTCAAGAGTACATGCAACGGTGTATAGAACTTTTACTATGACATCAAACATTGCCGAGTCGTTGAATGCTGTAACAAAAGAGGCAAGAGAGCTGCCAATATTTGATCTATTAGAGTATATGAGGACGCTTCTTGAACGTTGGACGAAAGAGAAGTTATTGAAGGCAAAGGGTACTTTCACGTACCTTGGGTACAAATTCAACAAAGAATTGGATGACAACAATACATTATCTCAGAAACTAAGG gtgagggcttcaacaGATCATATACATACTGTGTTAGATGGTGTGAAGCGGTACATTGTGTGTCTAGAAAACAAGAAATGTAGCTGTGGACAATTCCAACTTGATGAACTTCCATGTGCGCATGCTTTGGCAGCATTAAGGCATAGGAATGAAACATACGAAAACTATTGCTCTCCGTATTACACAAGGAAGAGCCTTCTGCTTACCTATGAAATGCCAGTAAATCCTCTTCCTGATGAAAGCAAATGGGATGTGCCACAACATATTTTGGATGAGGTAGTAAAGCCACTGGCGGGAGATAAAAGGCAGCCAGGGAGACCTCACAAGGAAAGATATAAAACATTTGATGAAATAAAGTCAAAGAAGTACAAGGTGTCATGTGGAAATTGTGGAGgtgaagggcataacaaaagaaCTTGCAAGAATGCGCCCAAAAAGAAATGA